A single window of Archangium gephyra DNA harbors:
- a CDS encoding patatin-like phospholipase family protein produces MLSVGGTAGLAHLGALDELRRQGVIADCVVGNSMGALVGSLYATDPGANSRLRYLKLLKAYVKQTKDEALNRGATGAALGIGTGLLLGGPLGWLALLGGALGASSTEEVSHERLQQVLDAFYHHANVEQVPIPFVTFHQKRHGQGLRLVKVSQGNLAEAVMGSTSNPFIFPDIDPRDAPRLDPGTDRVSAVPVQDACDAFPDSRLIVINVTGRSAFYARDISCEVLELRVELEYEPSADALAGYGEEFEIVYQAGVEAVEAGAALLEPAR; encoded by the coding sequence GTGCTCTCGGTGGGAGGTACTGCGGGCCTGGCGCATCTTGGGGCTCTGGATGAGCTCCGTCGGCAAGGTGTCATCGCGGACTGCGTCGTGGGCAACAGCATGGGAGCGCTCGTCGGCAGCCTGTATGCGACGGACCCTGGGGCAAACTCGAGGCTTCGGTATTTGAAGCTCCTCAAGGCCTACGTGAAACAAACGAAGGATGAAGCATTGAACCGGGGCGCGACGGGTGCTGCTCTCGGAATAGGAACGGGGCTCCTCTTGGGAGGGCCCCTCGGATGGCTGGCATTGCTGGGAGGAGCACTGGGTGCGTCCAGCACGGAAGAGGTCAGCCATGAGCGGCTTCAACAAGTGCTCGACGCATTCTATCACCACGCCAACGTCGAACAGGTGCCCATACCGTTCGTCACCTTTCATCAAAAACGGCACGGACAGGGACTCAGGTTGGTGAAGGTCTCACAAGGGAACCTCGCGGAGGCCGTGATGGGCAGCACCAGCAATCCCTTCATCTTCCCAGACATCGACCCCCGGGACGCGCCGCGCTTGGATCCAGGAACCGATCGCGTTTCCGCCGTCCCCGTCCAAGACGCATGCGACGCCTTTCCTGACTCACGGCTCATTGTCATCAATGTCACCGGCAGATCCGCCTTCTACGCACGAGATATTTCATGCGAGGTGCTCGAACTCCGGGTTGAACTGGAGTACGAGCCGTCAGCGGATGCGCTCGCCGGCTACGGTGAAGAGTTCGAGATTGTGTATCAAGCGGGAGTCGAGGCCGTCGAAGCCGGGGCCGCCCTCTTGGAGCCAGCGAGGTAA
- the gndA gene encoding NADP-dependent phosphogluconate dehydrogenase: MTTAHAQFGVAGMGVMGQSLALNVADHGYRVAVWDRHPERFDEMRQKGAPESLKGHARLEDFVAALERPRRIMLMVTAGAAVDSMMEKLEPLLQPGDVMLDCGNSWFQDTRKREEAWKQKGLHFMGVGVSGGEEGARYGPSIMPGGPAEAYALVRPVLEAIAAKSEAGMCVTHVGPDGAGHFVKMVHNGIEYADMQLLAETYDLLRRGLGLPAEQVADLFAKWNEGIAESFLLETTVKVLRKKDAETGKPLVDMVLDKAGQKGTGKWTVQVSLDLGVPVPSIAGALDARNLSSMKDERVAASRVLQGPGGENLSADEKANLAAWVHDALYAARVVTYAQGMRLIQAASNEYKWNVSLAEMARIWRAGCIIRAKLLTPLREAFEKKPDLSNLMLADSLAPVLGKMAPGWRRTVGVATRLGIPVPVFSTSLAYFDSYRSAELPQNLTQAQRDAFGAHTYQRRDKPEAGFVHSDWS; the protein is encoded by the coding sequence ATGACCACAGCACACGCGCAGTTCGGAGTGGCGGGGATGGGAGTGATGGGGCAGAGCCTCGCGCTCAACGTGGCGGATCACGGCTACCGGGTGGCGGTGTGGGACCGGCATCCCGAGCGCTTCGACGAGATGCGCCAGAAGGGCGCGCCCGAGAGCCTGAAGGGCCACGCGAGGTTGGAGGACTTCGTGGCGGCGCTGGAGCGGCCGCGCCGCATCATGCTGATGGTGACGGCGGGAGCGGCGGTGGACTCGATGATGGAGAAGCTGGAGCCGCTGCTGCAGCCGGGGGACGTGATGCTGGACTGTGGCAACTCCTGGTTCCAGGACACGCGCAAGCGCGAGGAGGCGTGGAAGCAGAAGGGGCTGCACTTCATGGGGGTGGGGGTGTCGGGCGGAGAGGAGGGAGCGCGGTACGGCCCGTCGATCATGCCGGGAGGCCCGGCGGAGGCGTACGCGCTGGTGCGCCCGGTGCTGGAGGCGATCGCGGCGAAGAGCGAGGCGGGGATGTGCGTCACGCACGTGGGCCCGGATGGAGCGGGGCACTTCGTGAAGATGGTGCACAACGGCATCGAGTACGCGGACATGCAGCTGCTGGCGGAGACGTACGACTTGCTGCGCCGGGGGCTCGGGCTGCCGGCGGAGCAGGTGGCGGACCTCTTCGCGAAATGGAACGAGGGCATCGCCGAGTCCTTCCTGCTGGAGACAACCGTCAAGGTGCTGCGCAAGAAGGACGCGGAGACGGGCAAGCCGCTGGTGGACATGGTGTTGGACAAGGCGGGCCAGAAGGGCACGGGGAAGTGGACGGTGCAGGTGTCGCTGGACCTGGGAGTGCCGGTGCCGTCGATTGCCGGGGCGCTGGATGCGCGCAACCTGTCCTCGATGAAGGACGAGCGCGTGGCGGCGAGCCGCGTGTTGCAGGGCCCGGGGGGCGAGAACCTGTCGGCGGACGAGAAGGCGAACCTGGCGGCGTGGGTGCATGACGCGCTGTACGCGGCGAGGGTGGTGACATACGCGCAGGGGATGCGGCTCATCCAGGCGGCGTCGAACGAGTACAAGTGGAACGTGTCGCTGGCGGAGATGGCGCGCATCTGGCGTGCGGGGTGCATCATCCGGGCGAAGCTGCTCACGCCGCTGCGCGAGGCCTTCGAGAAGAAGCCGGACCTGTCGAACCTGATGTTGGCGGACAGCCTGGCGCCGGTGCTGGGGAAGATGGCGCCAGGGTGGAGGCGCACGGTGGGGGTGGCGACGCGGCTGGGAATCCCGGTGCCGGTGTTCAGCACGAGCCTGGCGTACTTCGACAGCTACCGGAGCGCGGAGCTGCCGCAGAACCTCACGCAGGCGCAGCGCGACGCCTTCGGCGCACACACCTACCAGCGCCGGGACAAGCCCGAGGCCGGCTTCGTCCACTCGGACTGGAGCTGA
- the pgl gene encoding 6-phosphogluconolactonase, translated as MRPAPIVVEKEELGRAGADWVARQLVEAVAGGQRASLALSGGSTPGPVYRELAKRDVPWARVDFYFVDERFVPPDHPESNYLLAEEALFKPLGVPPQQIFRMQGERADREQAARDYARHLPPVLDVVVLGMGEDGHTASLFPGHEALKEQQQRVLAVVGPKPPPWRMTLTLPVLRSARKVLGLVSGAGKRDMVRRVLAGEDLPAAKVEHAQWMMDPGAAGQ; from the coding sequence ATGAGGCCGGCGCCCATCGTGGTGGAGAAGGAGGAGCTGGGGCGGGCGGGGGCGGACTGGGTGGCGCGGCAGCTGGTGGAGGCGGTGGCGGGAGGCCAGCGGGCGAGCCTGGCGCTGTCGGGCGGGAGCACGCCGGGGCCCGTGTACCGGGAGCTGGCGAAGCGGGACGTGCCGTGGGCGCGGGTGGACTTCTACTTCGTGGACGAGCGCTTCGTGCCGCCGGACCACCCGGAGAGCAACTACCTGCTGGCGGAGGAGGCGCTCTTCAAGCCGCTGGGGGTGCCACCGCAGCAGATCTTCCGGATGCAGGGAGAGCGGGCGGACCGGGAGCAGGCGGCGCGGGACTACGCGCGGCACCTGCCGCCGGTGCTGGACGTGGTGGTGCTGGGGATGGGGGAGGACGGGCACACGGCGTCGCTCTTCCCGGGCCACGAGGCGCTGAAGGAGCAGCAGCAGCGGGTGCTGGCGGTGGTGGGTCCCAAGCCGCCGCCGTGGAGGATGACGCTGACGCTGCCGGTGCTGCGGTCGGCGAGGAAGGTGCTGGGGCTGGTGAGTGGGGCGGGCAAGCGGGACATGGTGCGCCGGGTGCTGGCGGGCGAGGACCTGCCGGCGGCGAAGGTGGAGCACGCGCAGTGGATGATGGACCCGGGCGCGGCGGGCCAGTGA